A section of the Lineus longissimus chromosome 1, tnLinLong1.2, whole genome shotgun sequence genome encodes:
- the LOC135485612 gene encoding gamma-glutamyl hydrolase-like isoform X3 has protein sequence MSLLLFSALFLVFVGVNQCAPTKRNMPVVGVLLQESSQATIKHGDTYFQDNYVKYLESGGAKVVPVRVNEPESYYVDLMSKINGVLFPGGGVDILTSGYAKAAQVIYQLAKKYNDAGSYFPLWGTCLGFELLTALQTGKNLLSKCDAEDYMLPLKFSSDYNKSRLLKTADPNVIKILIAENITANFHKKCCTPKTFKSTPELSGFFRMVSTNKDRNGLDFVSMMEAFEYPFYGSQWHPEKNSYDMGYQDHIPHTFESARVAQYFANFFVDEARKSNHEFPSMEEEASTVIENYRPVFLGQPTFHNYYFFNFTQKTVQDDYLRFKSSEESNSL, from the exons ATGTCTCTTCTTCTGTTTTCCGCACTTTTCCTTGTTTTTGTTGGTGTAAATCAATGTGCACCGACAAAAAGAAATATGCCTGTTGTTG GCGTTTTACTCCAGGAATCCAGTCAAGCAACTATCAAACATGGTGACACATATTTTCAAGATAATTACGTCAAATATCTCGAAAGTGGCGGAGCTAAAGTTGTACCAGTCAG GGTGAATGAACCAGAGAGTTACTATGTGGATCTCATGAGCAAAATCAATGG TGTATTGTTCCCTGGCGGTGGTGTGGACATCCTCACATCAGGTTATGCCAAGGCTGCACAGGTCATCTACCAACTGGCTAAAAAA TACAATGATGCGGGAAGCTACTTCCCTCTGTGGGGTACCTGTCTCGGCTTTGAACTGCTCACTGCTCTTCAGACCGGCAAGAACCTGTTGTCAAAATGTGACGCTGAGGATTACATGCTTCCTCTGAAATTTTCATCTG ATTACAACAAGAGCAGGCTGTTGAAGACAGCGGATCCAAATGTCATCAAGATTCTTATTGCTGAAAATATTACTGCAAATTTTCATAAGAAATGTTGTACACCCAAG ACATTCAAGTCAACACCAGAACTGAGTGGATTCTTCCGAATGGTGTCAACAAATAAAGACAGGAATGGTTTGGACTTTGTCTCCATGATGGAAG CTTTTGAGTATCCTTTCTACGGGAGCCAGTGGCATCCAGAGAAGAACTCCTATGACATGGGATACCAGGATCATATTCCACACACCTTTGAGTCGGCCCGTGTGGCGCAGTACTTCGCAAACTTCTTTGTGGATGAAG CCAGGAAAAGTAACCACGAGTTCCCTTCCATGGAAGAGGAAGCCAGCACTGTGATTGAGAACTACCGACCTGTCTTTCTCGGCCAACCTACATTCCATAACTATTATTTCTTCAACTTCACACAGAAAACTGTGCAAGATGACTACCTACGTTTCAAAAGTTCCGAGGAGTCCAATTCACTTTGA
- the LOC135485612 gene encoding gamma-glutamyl hydrolase A-like isoform X2: MSLLLFSALFLVFVGVNQCAPTKRNMPVVGVLQQASYDVLKPYGDTFFPSSYVKYLQSGGAKVVPVRVNEPESYYVDLMSKINGVLFPGGGVDILTSGYAKAAQVIYQLAKKYNDAGSYFPLWGTCLGFELLTALQTGKNLLSKCDAEDYMLPLKFSSGWATSKLFTKADSSIPRNLIQHNITANYHHCCMTPNTFKSTPELSGFFRMVSTNKDRNGLDFVSMMEAFEYPFYGSQWHPEKNSYDMGYQDHIPHTFESARVAQYFANFFVDEARKSNHEFPSMEEEASTVIENYRPVFLGQPTFHNYYFFNFTQKTVQDDYLRFKSSEESNSL, from the exons ATGTCTCTTCTTCTGTTTTCCGCACTTTTCCTTGTTTTTGTTGGTGTAAATCAATGTGCACCGACAAAAAGAAATATGCCTGTTGTTG GGGTTCTCCAGCAAGCAAGCTATGATGTTTTAAAGCCTTATGGAGATACATTCTTTCCAAGTTCTTATGTGAAATATTTGCAGTCAGGTGGAGCAAAAGTTGTTCCAGTGAG GGTGAATGAACCAGAGAGTTACTATGTGGATCTCATGAGCAAAATCAATGG TGTATTGTTCCCTGGCGGTGGTGTGGACATCCTCACATCAGGTTATGCCAAGGCTGCACAGGTCATCTACCAACTGGCTAAAAAA TACAATGATGCGGGAAGCTACTTCCCTCTGTGGGGTACCTGTCTCGGCTTTGAACTGCTCACTGCTCTTCAGACCGGCAAGAACCTGTTGTCAAAATGTGACGCTGAGGATTACATGCTTCCTCTGAAATTTTCATCTG GTTGGGCAACCAGCAAACTTTTCACAAAGGCGGACTCCAGTATCCCACGAAACCTAATACAGCACAACATCACAGCGAACTACCATCATTGCTGCATGACTCCTAAC ACATTCAAGTCAACACCAGAACTGAGTGGATTCTTCCGAATGGTGTCAACAAATAAAGACAGGAATGGTTTGGACTTTGTCTCCATGATGGAAG CTTTTGAGTATCCTTTCTACGGGAGCCAGTGGCATCCAGAGAAGAACTCCTATGACATGGGATACCAGGATCATATTCCACACACCTTTGAGTCGGCCCGTGTGGCGCAGTACTTCGCAAACTTCTTTGTGGATGAAG CCAGGAAAAGTAACCACGAGTTCCCTTCCATGGAAGAGGAAGCCAGCACTGTGATTGAGAACTACCGACCTGTCTTTCTCGGCCAACCTACATTCCATAACTATTATTTCTTCAACTTCACACAGAAAACTGTGCAAGATGACTACCTACGTTTCAAAAGTTCCGAGGAGTCCAATTCACTTTGA
- the LOC135485612 gene encoding gamma-glutamyl hydrolase A-like isoform X1 translates to MSLLLFSALFLVFVGVNQCAPTKRNMPVVGVLLQESSQATIKHGDTYFQDNYVKYLESGGAKVVPVRVNEPESYYVDLMSKINGVLFPGGGVDILTSGYAKAAQVIYQLAKKYNDAGSYFPLWGTCLGFELLTALQTGKNLLSKCDAEDYMLPLKFSSGWATSKLFTKADSSIPRNLIQHNITANYHHCCMTPNTFKSTPELSGFFRMVSTNKDRNGLDFVSMMEAFEYPFYGSQWHPEKNSYDMGYQDHIPHTFESARVAQYFANFFVDEARKSNHEFPSMEEEASTVIENYRPVFLGQPTFHNYYFFNFTQKTVQDDYLRFKSSEESNSL, encoded by the exons ATGTCTCTTCTTCTGTTTTCCGCACTTTTCCTTGTTTTTGTTGGTGTAAATCAATGTGCACCGACAAAAAGAAATATGCCTGTTGTTG GCGTTTTACTCCAGGAATCCAGTCAAGCAACTATCAAACATGGTGACACATATTTTCAAGATAATTACGTCAAATATCTCGAAAGTGGCGGAGCTAAAGTTGTACCAGTCAG GGTGAATGAACCAGAGAGTTACTATGTGGATCTCATGAGCAAAATCAATGG TGTATTGTTCCCTGGCGGTGGTGTGGACATCCTCACATCAGGTTATGCCAAGGCTGCACAGGTCATCTACCAACTGGCTAAAAAA TACAATGATGCGGGAAGCTACTTCCCTCTGTGGGGTACCTGTCTCGGCTTTGAACTGCTCACTGCTCTTCAGACCGGCAAGAACCTGTTGTCAAAATGTGACGCTGAGGATTACATGCTTCCTCTGAAATTTTCATCTG GTTGGGCAACCAGCAAACTTTTCACAAAGGCGGACTCCAGTATCCCACGAAACCTAATACAGCACAACATCACAGCGAACTACCATCATTGCTGCATGACTCCTAAC ACATTCAAGTCAACACCAGAACTGAGTGGATTCTTCCGAATGGTGTCAACAAATAAAGACAGGAATGGTTTGGACTTTGTCTCCATGATGGAAG CTTTTGAGTATCCTTTCTACGGGAGCCAGTGGCATCCAGAGAAGAACTCCTATGACATGGGATACCAGGATCATATTCCACACACCTTTGAGTCGGCCCGTGTGGCGCAGTACTTCGCAAACTTCTTTGTGGATGAAG CCAGGAAAAGTAACCACGAGTTCCCTTCCATGGAAGAGGAAGCCAGCACTGTGATTGAGAACTACCGACCTGTCTTTCTCGGCCAACCTACATTCCATAACTATTATTTCTTCAACTTCACACAGAAAACTGTGCAAGATGACTACCTACGTTTCAAAAGTTCCGAGGAGTCCAATTCACTTTGA